The following nucleotide sequence is from Lacinutrix sp. Hel_I_90.
CCGCTTTTATATAGGCTTTGTATTCCTCTGCATAATCAGGGTCACTACCATAGTATACATTTACGAGTTGCTCATTTGAAACAGAAAAAATCAGTAAGCTTACACTACCAATTATTATAAACCGAATATAATTATGCCTTAGAAATTGCTTTCTGTTTATAAAATGAAAAATTAAAACGATTCCCAAAATTATACCAAACAATATAAGGCCTTGACTTAATCCCATATCTGCAAAAGGCCAAAACTGCAATTTGAATAAACAGTATACTACCAATATAGAAAACACAAAACCTGTTCCAATGCCACCAAAAAGTCTAAGCTTAGACATTCCTTTATAAGATGCGGATTTAAAAATAGCTCTTAATCTTATATTATTTAATAAGGCAAAACCGAACCAAAAATAGAGTATCGCTAGAAAAAGCGATGCAAATGTTATTGTTTCAGAAGCATAAGGCCAGTGTATTAGTTTTAATAGGAATCCAATACCTATAAAAACGGCAAAAACTATTTCGGCTTTTTTCATTTAAAGTGAAATTTATAAAGTTTAAAAAAACAAAAAACCGCTTCAATTGTGAAACGGTTTTTGAATATTTCTTTTATTTAAATCTTAAAATTGGTATCTTAAACCTAATGCAATATCAAAATCGGTATCATCATTAAATTTACCAAAACCAAATTCTGGTCTAAAGTCTAAAGACACTAATAATGGAATGTCAAAATTGTATTCTATTCCAATATCTCCAGCTGCAAATACATAAGTTTCGTCAAAATCATCTCCAAATCTATTGTCTGCACTGTAGCTCCCAACACCACCACCAAGTCCGGCGTACCAGTTAAAGCCGCCCTCAATATTCCATACCCATTGGTATAACCCGGTTAATTTAAAAGCATCATAATTGTTGTTCGAGCGAAAACCCAAATCAAGCTCTAATCGGTTGTTGTCACCTAATCCGCTTTGGTAAGATATTTCTGCACCCAAACCGTCATTATCTCCAATTCTTAAACCAATAGCGTTTTTTGAAATGTTCTGAGCCATCACAGTAGCTGAAAATCCAATAACAGCTATGCCTAATAAAAATAATTTTTTCATAAATTTTAAGTTTTTAAGTGTGATAAAAATACAATTTAGATTGATTTATGTACGAATTATAACGCTAATTTTTAGTTAATATTTGAAAAGATGCCTTAAATTTACAGTTAATAAATGACTTCAATAATTAACACTTCGCAACTTTTAGAACTTCAAAAAACACTTGAAGGCACGCTTCATTTTGATGATTTAATGCGAACCTTATACGCTACAGATGCTTCCGTATATCGTATGTTGCCTTTGGCTGTAGCATACCCTAAATCAAAAGTAGATATTAAGCGTTTAATTGCTTTTGCTAAAACGCATAACACCTCTTTAATTCCTAGAACAGCAGGAACTTCTTTAGCTGGACAATGTGTTGGAAATGGTATTGTTGTAGATGTCTCTAAGCATTTCACCAAAATTTTAAACATCAACGAAACACAAAAAACTGTGACTGTGCAACCTGGTGTAGTACGTGATGAACTCAATAATTATTTAAAGCCTTTTGGTTTGTTTTTTGGGCCAAATACATCAACATCAAACCGGTGTATGATTGGCGGTATGGTTGGTAATAATTCATCGGGTACAACCTCAATAAAATATGGTGTAACCCGAGACAAAGTGATTGCGTTACATACTATTTTAAGTGATGGCAGTGACGTGGTGTTTTCTGCATTATCCTTAGAAGCACTTCAAGATAAGCTGAAACAAAATACTTTAGAGGGCGCTATTTATAAAACAATTATTGATGAGTTATCTTCGGAAAGTATTCAAAACAACATAAAAAACGAATTTCCTAAACCTGAAATACACAGAAGAAATACGGGTTACGCGGTAGATACGCTTTTAAATACCGAAGTTTTTTCAAAAACGACTGAGACTTTTAATCTCTGTAAATTGCTGGCAGGAAGTGAAGGCACGTTGGCATTTACTACAGAAATCACACTGCAATTAGATGCATTACCTCCAGAAAAAAGACTGATGGTTGCGGCGCATTTTGACAGTATAGAAAGCTGCCTAAAAGCTGTTGAACCGGTAATGTTACATGATTTATATACTTGTGAAATGATGGATAAAACCATCTTAGATTGTACAAAGCAAAATAAACAGCAACATGAAAACCGACAGTTTATCGCAGGTGATCCGCAAGCCATTTTAATGCTTGAAATCAAATCAGACACATTAGCAGGTTTAAATTTTCAAGCGCAAGCACTTATTAAAACCTTAGAGCTTTTACGTTTAAGCTATGCTAATGTGGTATTAGAGGGTGATGCCATAGATAATGCTAACGAGTTGCGCAAAGCGGGTTTAGGCTTGTTAGGTAATATTATAGGCGATAAAAAAGCCGTTGCCTGTATTGAAGATACCGCAGTGGCATTGTCTGATTTAGCAGATTATATAACGGAATTCACAGCGTTAATGAATGCTTATAAACAAGACGCTGTTTATTATGCACATGCTGGTGCTGGTGAATTACATTTAAGACCCATTTTGGATTTAAAGCAGCAGGACGATGTGGTGTTATTTAGAAAAATAACTAGAGATGTCGCTATCTTAGTTAAAAAATATAAAGGCTCGTTTAGTGGAGAGCATGGTGATGGAATTGTTAGAGCCGAGTTTATTCCTTTTATGATTGGTGAAGCAAATTACCAACTTTTAAAACGTATAAAATCAGTTTTTGATTCTCAAAACATTTTTAATCCAGGAAAAATTGTAGACGCTTTTCCTATGGATAAAAATCTACGTTATGAAACCGATAGAGTCGTACCCGAAATAAAAACACTATTAGATTTCTCTGCCTCCCAAGGCATTTTGCGTGAAGCAGAAAAATGTAATGGTTCAGGCGATTGTAGAAAGTTGCCAGAATTTGGTGGTACGATGTGCCCAAGTTATCGTGTGACTCGTAATGAGAAAGATACGACAAGGGCCAGAGCAAATACACTTAGAGAGTTTTTAACGACCTCTGAAAAAGCAAATAAATTTGATCACAAGGAACTCAAAGCGGTTTTCGATTTATGTTTAAGTTGTAAAGCCTGTGCTACAGAATGTCCAAGTAGTGTTGACGTGGCTGCATTAAAAGCAGAATTTCAATATCAGTATCAAAAGACAAATGGGGTCTCATTAAGAACAAAGCTTTTTGCTTATAATAATAGGTTGAATGCCTTGGGAAGTCAGTTCCCAAACCTTTCAAATTTTATGTTTTCTAATGGCTTTACGTCTTCAATCATTAAAAAAACATTCGGAATAGCGAAACAGAGACGTTTACCTTTAATTTCAAAGAAAAGCTTAAGCAAAGGCTTTCAAACGATTGAAAAAAAGCGAGACAGCGATAGTATTATAAAAACACTGTATTTATTTAATGATGAGTTTACGAACCATTTAGACACAACAATAGGAGTTGATGCTATCACCTTATTACAAGCTTTAAGTTACGAAGTAAAACTGATTAATAATTTTGAATCGGGTCGTGCCTTTTTGTCAAAAGGCCTATTGGAACAAGCTAAAAAAGTAGCCAATGCAAATGTCAATATTTATAAAGATTGGATCACAAAGGAAACACCTTTAATAGGGATTGAACCTTCAGCAATATTAACGTTTAAAGATGAATACTTAAAATTAGCTAATGATCAAACGGCCGCGAAAGCACTAGCTAAAAACACCTTTTTAATTGAAGAGTTTCTAAGCGCTGAAATCGCGATTGGTAATATAAAAA
It contains:
- a CDS encoding FAD-binding and (Fe-S)-binding domain-containing protein translates to MTSIINTSQLLELQKTLEGTLHFDDLMRTLYATDASVYRMLPLAVAYPKSKVDIKRLIAFAKTHNTSLIPRTAGTSLAGQCVGNGIVVDVSKHFTKILNINETQKTVTVQPGVVRDELNNYLKPFGLFFGPNTSTSNRCMIGGMVGNNSSGTTSIKYGVTRDKVIALHTILSDGSDVVFSALSLEALQDKLKQNTLEGAIYKTIIDELSSESIQNNIKNEFPKPEIHRRNTGYAVDTLLNTEVFSKTTETFNLCKLLAGSEGTLAFTTEITLQLDALPPEKRLMVAAHFDSIESCLKAVEPVMLHDLYTCEMMDKTILDCTKQNKQQHENRQFIAGDPQAILMLEIKSDTLAGLNFQAQALIKTLELLRLSYANVVLEGDAIDNANELRKAGLGLLGNIIGDKKAVACIEDTAVALSDLADYITEFTALMNAYKQDAVYYAHAGAGELHLRPILDLKQQDDVVLFRKITRDVAILVKKYKGSFSGEHGDGIVRAEFIPFMIGEANYQLLKRIKSVFDSQNIFNPGKIVDAFPMDKNLRYETDRVVPEIKTLLDFSASQGILREAEKCNGSGDCRKLPEFGGTMCPSYRVTRNEKDTTRARANTLREFLTTSEKANKFDHKELKAVFDLCLSCKACATECPSSVDVAALKAEFQYQYQKTNGVSLRTKLFAYNNRLNALGSQFPNLSNFMFSNGFTSSIIKKTFGIAKQRRLPLISKKSLSKGFQTIEKKRDSDSIIKTLYLFNDEFTNHLDTTIGVDAITLLQALSYEVKLINNFESGRAFLSKGLLEQAKKVANANVNIYKDWITKETPLIGIEPSAILTFKDEYLKLANDQTAAKALAKNTFLIEEFLSAEIAIGNIKTTQFTAETKTIKFHGHCHQKAMGNQIHSFNILNLPKNYKVTIIPSGCCGMAGSFGYEKEHYEVSMQVGEQTLFPAVRKASEDTIIAANGTSCRHQIKDGTQRDALHPVSILRQALI